The region CGGTATCGTGCACCTCGATGGACAGCATGTCGCGCTTGTGCCGACACCCCACCACAATGCGTCCGGAATCGGTATAGCGCAGCGCATTTGAAATCAGATTGCGCAGAATCTGTCCCAGCAAGACAGGATCGCTGTCGATCAGCGCAGAACTGAACACGAAGGACAATTGAATGCCTTTGTTCTGCGCGACCGGCAAAAACTCATTCTCCAGCTCCTTGAATAAAAGCTGAACAGCAAAAGAGCAGCGATTCGGTTTGACGATGCTGGCATCCAGCTTCGAGATATCCAGCAGGGTCATCAGCAGTCCGCTCAGGGAATTTGCCGCCTGGTGCGCTCGCAGCACCATGCTCTGACTCTGGCTGGACAATTGCCTGTCCGCACCGAGCAAGTCGAGAAACAGCACCAGCGCCGACAGCGGCTGGCGCAGGTCATGGCTGGCAGAAGCGAGGAAACGGGTCTTGTCCCGGCTCGCCTGTTCCACCAGATCGCGTTGCTGTATCAATTCCTTGATCAGCAACTCATTTTGCAGACGCAGTTCCACTGCATGGGCAAATATATGGTTTCTCGTAAAGCTCAGCCATAGCGACATCGGGAGAAAAATCAGCAACAGGATGAAAAGGATCGTGTGCAACTGGTCTCCCACAGTTGCCAGCCAGATCATTAGCGGAACGAGCGTGGCAATTACAAACACGCGCGATGGCCAGACGTAGGAGAATCCCTCCGAGACTGACGATGCGGAAGAAACAGCGCTGACCGTCAGGATGAACAGCTGATATTCCGGAGGCAAGGATGGCATCATCAAGGTAAAGCCTATCCCCCAGCCCAGGCCCGCCAGCGCTGAATACCCTGTTTGCAGTTTTCCCCAATGATCGGGACTCCTGAATTCGGGTGTGAGGTGATAGCGGTGGATGTAATAGCTGCGCATGATGGTCGCCAAATAGACCATCACCAGCGACGGCGCATATTTCCAGGGAGATACGAATTGGTAGACCGCGATCAAAACCAATGAGAAAACCACTGCTCCAGCCAGATTATGGATATTGGATTCTGCGTAAAAGGCCTTGACCTGCTCGGCCTTGATGGCATCGTCTGTCGATTTCTGCAGAAAGTGTTCACTCATGAAGTCTAGGTCACGCAAGGAAATGAATCGTTATCGAACAGCTTCTGATCGCAGCCCCCTTATATTGGGGGCGAGGCTACAGGCCTGTCAAACAGATGCCGCAAGATCCGTTCGATGAATTCCGACTGCTGTCACATGGCGGAAATAAATAATGAAACGACCGGAGCGGGGCGACTTTTCAGTTGTGGCCTGTCCTGGCCACTCTGAAACAGCCCTCTATTGCCGACCTATCGGATCCATACCGTCTTCGCATTCACAAATTCATGTATCCCCAGCCTGGACAGCTCGCGCCCGTAACCCGAAGACTTGATGCCGCCAAACGGCAAACGCGGGTCGGATTTGACCATGCCGTTGATGAAGGTGCATCCGGCCTGGATGTGCGCCGCCAATTGTTCGGCCCGCGCCACGTCTTTGCTCCAGATCGATGAACCAAGCCCGAATCTGGTCTCGTTCGCGATGTTCAGTGCATCCGTTTCACTCGCGGCGCGAATCACGATGGCCACCGGCCCGAACAGCTCTTCGTGGTAAGCACAGACTTTGGCGGTGACGCGATCCAGAATGGAAGGCTGGTAGAAAAAACCCTCGCGCTCGACCGGCTTGCACCCGGTCACTGCAATTGCCCCTTGGGCAATGGATTCGGTGATTTGCCGATGCAGGTTGTCACGCAGGTCGAGGCGCGCCATGGGGCCGATCTGTGTGGCATCGTCCATCGGGTCGCCGAGCTTGAGCGCTTCCACTTTCGTTTTGAGGCGGAGCAAAAATTCATCCGCGATCTGCGGCACGAGGATGAATCGCTTTGCCGCGATGCAAGATTGTCCGCAATTGAGGTAGCGCGAGGCAACCGCCATGTCGACAGCCAAGTCCAGGTCGGCGTCGTGCAGAACGATGAACGGATCGGAGCCGCCCAATTCCAGCACGCATTTTTTCAGGTGCTGGCCGGCACTTGCGGCCACTTTTCGTCCTGCAGCTTCCGATCCGGTGAGCGTGACTGCATGAATATGCGGGCTGGCGATCACCCCGGCTACATGCTCGACCTCGATCATCAGGTTTGCAAACAATCCTTCCGGCAAGCCGCTGTCGCGGAAGATCTCCGCAATCGCAAGGGCACACTGCGGCACGTTGGGCGCATGCTTCAACGCGACTGCATTGCCTGCCATCAAGGCTGGCGCGGCAGCGCGGAACACTTGCCAGAAAGGGAAGTTCCACGGCATGACGGCCAGCACCACGCCGAGCGGGTATTGCGCGACATAACTTTTGCAGGCATCCGATGGAATCGGTTCGTCACGCAGAAAACCTTCAGCTTGTTCGGCATAGAAGTCGCAGGCACCCGCGCATTTCTCGACTTCGGCACGCGCTTCGTGCAGCGGCTTGCCCATTTCCAGCGTGATGAGGGTCGCAAATTGCCCAAGCTGCGCGCGCAGCCGGGTCGCTGCATTACGCAGAATTTCGGCGCGCCGGGAAAAAGGGATTGACGCCCAGTTTTGCTGCGCGCTGTGCGCTTTGGCCAATGTTCTATTTAAAAGATCAACATCCCAACTGTTGTGGGATTGGATCACCTGATTGTTAGCTGGATTGCGGCTTATAAAGGGCATGGTGTTTGTGCTTTTTGGATTTGTCAGATAGCCAGTGATTTCATTCATCCGGGGAATCCATATTAACCATTTATCCGAATTTGGTAGTCCGTTTGTCGTTTCGGATGAAAAACCCAGTTGATACCCATTATTCTCGTGCCGCAATTATTCTCGATATTGCAGAAAGGGGAATATTTTGAAGATACATTTCCAAACCAAAGAAGTGGTTGTACTGCTGGCAGCTTCAGTGATGAGTTTTATTGCCAATATTCCGGACTCCATTCTGGGTAACGTGGTCGATAGAAAGATATTGTTGGTCGCTTTGGCTACGCTGGTCGTTG is a window of Sideroxydans sp. CL21 DNA encoding:
- a CDS encoding ATP-binding protein gives rise to the protein MSEHFLQKSTDDAIKAEQVKAFYAESNIHNLAGAVVFSLVLIAVYQFVSPWKYAPSLVMVYLATIMRSYYIHRYHLTPEFRSPDHWGKLQTGYSALAGLGWGIGFTLMMPSLPPEYQLFILTVSAVSSASSVSEGFSYVWPSRVFVIATLVPLMIWLATVGDQLHTILFILLLIFLPMSLWLSFTRNHIFAHAVELRLQNELLIKELIQQRDLVEQASRDKTRFLASASHDLRQPLSALVLFLDLLGADRQLSSQSQSMVLRAHQAANSLSGLLMTLLDISKLDASIVKPNRCSFAVQLLFKELENEFLPVAQNKGIQLSFVFSSALIDSDPVLLGQILRNLISNALRYTDSGRIVVGCRHKRDMLSIEVHDTGIGIASDQHQAIFREFYQIGNKERDRQKGLGLGLAIVKRTVELLGHGISLHSHPGKGSCFAVIVPMAQDLMNEGTLPFRAESVQAEFNTRGQRIAIIENEEDIRVGMQNVLQSWGCDVIAANSADAIMSMLEHDRKPVTAIISDFGLSDSSNGIDAIALLRQRYSASLPALLITGDTTRETYVAAQEANLPLLYKPVKAEVLRTALVGIMQPVAVA
- a CDS encoding NAD-dependent succinate-semialdehyde dehydrogenase, with product MNEITGYLTNPKSTNTMPFISRNPANNQVIQSHNSWDVDLLNRTLAKAHSAQQNWASIPFSRRAEILRNAATRLRAQLGQFATLITLEMGKPLHEARAEVEKCAGACDFYAEQAEGFLRDEPIPSDACKSYVAQYPLGVVLAVMPWNFPFWQVFRAAAPALMAGNAVALKHAPNVPQCALAIAEIFRDSGLPEGLFANLMIEVEHVAGVIASPHIHAVTLTGSEAAGRKVAASAGQHLKKCVLELGGSDPFIVLHDADLDLAVDMAVASRYLNCGQSCIAAKRFILVPQIADEFLLRLKTKVEALKLGDPMDDATQIGPMARLDLRDNLHRQITESIAQGAIAVTGCKPVEREGFFYQPSILDRVTAKVCAYHEELFGPVAIVIRAASETDALNIANETRFGLGSSIWSKDVARAEQLAAHIQAGCTFINGMVKSDPRLPFGGIKSSGYGRELSRLGIHEFVNAKTVWIR